Within Pempheris klunzingeri isolate RE-2024b chromosome 24, fPemKlu1.hap1, whole genome shotgun sequence, the genomic segment GTGTCGCGAGCGTGTCAACTGTTAGCGCACCCATTATCGGACAGCTGCTGTTTATAGTAATGCTCCCATTATCGGACAGTCCCACGGCTGCTCTGCTACTTTACGTGTTTTCCTTAAAATATTCACTGCGACTAAACACGAGTCAGCAGAAGTCAGTAATGACaacattaatataaaacacGTTCATGAAAGTGCTAGTGCTAAATGCTAGTTCTGAGCTGTCGACAGCTAATGTAGAAGTTGACGGTATGTGAACGGTTTTGCTGAAGTAACTTGAGTCAGCGTtaattctgtattttctgttatttacattatttacacaACATGTTAACATCTTTAAAAAGTGGTCAAGCTCAGCAAACCGTCACTAAAGAAGtgtaaagtgacaaaaaaaccGGACTGCGTGTCCGAAAATGGACCTAATGAGTGTTTGCTAGCTAGAAATCTGCTAAATCTGTGCTGCAAACAACACTGAAATTAAGTtttaaagtgcttttacatctcTGTAATTGCAGCCGAAAGTTTGCTAAGTCACCTGTGGACTGCAAAATGTTGTTTCCCACAGCTAACACACTTCCCAGCTGCTGCTCCCATGCTATTGGTGCTATAAATGTCATTTATTAACAGGAAACACGGCATTGGTATCACCTGAATCAGCTGGTTTGGCAAATTATTACCCAGCTGGATGACATATTGACTCCTAATGTGAATTGAGAAAGCATGAATAGGAATATTAGATGTTGTAAGTTTAAATTTAGAAGTCATGTGGTTGGATGTTttgtaggaaaaaaataatttaatacttaaataatttaataaccCAAAGAAATAACCCACAGAGCAGCCTCCTCTGTAAATAGCAGCATTCTGCTGAATGAGGCACATGaccctcgtgtgtgtgtgagtgtgagtgtgtgtgtggccgttCATTCCTGCATCTGCTGCATTGCTGCTGTTTAAAAATGGTGATATTCCACCAGGAggaatgacagcagcagcactgagggCTGTGTTTAAAGGTCCCAGGACAAAGACATCATTCACCCAGTTTCTGGTCCCGGGACTGAACACGTTCGTTGGCCCGGACCCACAGACCACATTAAAGCTCAACTCTTCAATTCATTCGTGTATTTAAACCCTGCGAGGTAGCCTAACTTTTCCTAACAAGCAGTGGATTTGGCCAATTTCGTCCTAATTGGCTGCAGACTGCATGAACAGTGACTGGCTGTAGTGGCAgatattgttttattgtaatgGATTAATTTTTGGATTTAGACTGCGATATCTTAAACTTGCAGTCATGATgtctaatttgtgtttttatgtactGCAACATTCATTTCCATCGACGGATCGGGGCTCCATCTTTAGCCGTGGTGGCCGAGGTGCTCATTTAGCAAAGCTCCTCCTCGCTCCCATTTAAACCTGCTCTTGGTGAGATTTCCCACTTTCATCCTAGAGGTTTGTTCTGGCATGTGGGCGGAATGATCGCCGTTTAGCTTAAACTGGTATGTTAAGCATGAGAAGTGTGTGGTATGTGATTAAATTAGTGCATAAATCCTGGGCCCTCCTTGCAGCTGAGCCTGGGCGTGGGTGAACTCCTTCAGCCTCTTGGTGACCTGCTAACTtagatcctctctctctcctacacaTTGTTgaaatgagagatgagaaaTTGTTTTGCCGTCGTCTCTGCGTTGATGACCGCGTCGCCGGTCCTGTGATCAGTGTCCATGTGACGCAGGAAGTTCATTAGCTGCAAAGTGAAATGAGTGGGCCGTGGCTGCTTAATAGGATCAGCCAGGCGACTGACTTTAATGTGGAGAAACGCGTCACCACACAGTATTAGCTGCTTACAGGCACTAAATGAAAGTTTAAAAGTTTATCACTCCTGctcatacagtacatgtgtgtactcCTACTGTGAAAGGACTTAAAGATAAGTGTAGGtatattttaagtgtttttagtGTAACTCCACTATCAGAACTATAATATTATACATGACACTGTAATATTCCCCATTCCCAAAGATTTGATCCAGTCAGATTGAAAACTTGTTATTAATAAATCTGAATCCTGTCAAATTCTTTGTTAAAActctttcagttcagtttttaatATGTTCAAATGACAGGTGACTATAAACTGTCAGGAAATAGTGATGGAGTCCTAaaagatattcactttactgtcTGTATGACAAAACAATCCTCACATTCAGTTTGTCAGATTTGCctgaaaaatgactaaaatgactAATTGGTTATCCAAAGAAATATGCAAGTAACTTTTtttgaatgtgagtgtgaagatttgctgcttttctctgttttctctgaaacTTCCTCTGTTGCTGGTGTCTCCAGTCGTCCTGTGCAGTCTCTCGGCACGCTGCAGTCATGATGTCCAAGTCGGCTCTCCTTAAGGTGATCCTCCTGGGTGACGGCGGCGTTGGCAAATCATCCCTCATGAACCGCTACGTCACCAACAAGTTTGACTCGCACCTCTTCCACACCATCGGCGTGGAGTTCCTCAACAAGGAGCTGGAGGTGGACGGCCACCACGTCACTCTGCAGATCTGGGACACGGCCGGTCAGGAGCGCTTCCGCAGCCTCCGCACGCCCTTCTACCGCGGCTCCGACTGCTGCCTGCTCACCTTCAGCGTGGACGACGGACAGAGCTTCCACAACCTGGCCAACTGGAAGAAGGAGTTTGCTTATTATGCTGATGTTAAGGACCCTGACAGCTTCCCCTTCGTGGTGCTGGGCAACAAACTGGACGTCCCCGAGCGGCAGGTGTCAGGGGAGGATGCGCGGCAGTGGTGCCGCGAGAACGGCGGCTACCCGTACTTTGAGACAAGCGCCAAGGATGCTACAAACGTGGCGTCGGCCTTTGAGGAGGCCGTGCGTCGCATCCTGGCGTTGGACGACAGAGCCGATCACCTGATCCACACCAACACAGTGGACCTGCAGAGGAAGAGCCCCCCCGACTCCCCCTGCTGCTGAGCCGGGGGCCGAGTGTGACTCCCAGTGGGTCATGTGATGCTCCTGTGGTTGCCACATACTATGTGACTGTGGTGTGTGACTGCAGAAAGAGGAACTGCTGTTTGCTCAGTAGCTCCTGTGATGTGTCACACTTTTGAGCAGGATCCAAATTTGTAAGGAAACGTTGACCTTTTTCTAGAGCAGAACTGACCACATTTTGTGCCAATATTCAGCATTTTCTCCGCTCAAGGGACATGAAACTCTCTACCCACCTTTCCCACCTGTGAGCCAGACTACCTTCTGATGAATTTCTGATACAGTATGTCTTTGCAGGTTGTTggtatacagtggtgtgaaaaagtatttgcccccttacagatttcttctgtgtttgctttattgtcacacttacatgtttcagatcatcaaaccaattacgcagcaggacaatgatccaaagCACACCggcaagtccacctctgaatagctaaaagaaaaccaaaatgaaggttttggagtgacctagtccaagtccagacttaaatccgattgagatgctgtggcatgaccttaaacgGGCCGTTGATGCTccaaaaccctccaatgtggctgaattaagacaattctgcaaagaagagtggaccaaaattcccccacagtgatgtgaaagactcaccgccagttattgcaaacgcttgattgcagttgttgccgccaagggtggcacaaccagttattaggtttagggggcaattactttttcacatagggccaggttggtttggatagcttttgtcccttaataaatgaaatcatcatttaaaaactgatttttgtatttactcaggttatctttgtctgatattaaaattgaaacatgtaagtgtgacaaaaaagcaaacacagaagaaatctgtaagggggcagatactttttcacaccactgtaggTGGATATAACTGGCTGATACCTGAAATTTAAAGGCTTTCATGGAGGGACGTGAGGGGGGTTCTGTGATAAAAGCGACTTTACGTCACCTCTAAAGTAGTAACAGTTCTCTAAACACAAACTGCCAAAGGTTTGACTTCACAGAGGCAGCTGTGGGTTTAGAATAAGTTTCAACCCCAAAAAGAGAAGTAACAACATTATTTTCTGCCCTCAGCAGCAGATGCAGgactaaactttttttttacatcatttgcAGATGTAAAATGCAAACTTCTGACACACAGCATCAGTGACATGCCAAGAAATGTATTTCCTCAAACAAATGACGGTTAGGACCtactgtgtttgtggtgtgtacAGTAAATGAACGAGTTTGACTACTTTAGTGCAGATCACATGTTAAAGGTTAATCACACGTTAAACTAGATTTAgtttttaaaccatttttaaaaaagaagtattattttctgttctgttggGATCAAAGTGCCACACCAGAGGtcttatttagttttttctttaagGAAGAAAATTAGCCTCTTATAGTTGTTTATATAGACCTGGATAACCATTGTTCTTACTTGATTTGTtaatttcatgtatttattgattGCTATTCCTCCCGTAACTATGAAAAGTGGATCACACAGTGATTTTCATCAGCATCGGCTCCTTCCAAGTAAAGGACTCCCACCATTTTTTACgatggaaataaaacagcagccaACAAGGAAACTGGAGAAAAATCTGTCTTCTGTGTATTATTCACTTTTTCATTTGAAGCGCAGCACCCTCTATGTCCACCAGGCGGCGCCCACACATCAAAAGTCTGATAAAGTCCCAGTTTGTGGCTCCACAGTAACATCAGTGAGCTGTTACCTCCATCACTGATGTAACTCCtccaccacagagacactggtgagcTAAAGAGTGATGAAAGTGATCCAGTTTACAGCTGTGAGGATCCAGTAGCTTCACAAATGTGATCTTTAAGACCACATCCTGGTTTTGTCAAATACATAGAAATAAACTAATATAATACATCATCTGGCAACTTCTTGTGACTTTTTGAGAAACCAGTATCTATTTTTCTTGGAAGTGAGGTGATATATTACTTATTAAAGGGTTGCTCCATTGTGTCCACACAGGAGGCAGCATCTAATTAAGCCAATCAGCTTCACCTGCTGAAGAGTTCAGTTCTTGATTGCTAAACACAAACGCTGCCAAATTTAAGGCTACGAGGTgaaaaatgccacttttatcTTGTTGTAGAATAAGTTTTTGCCAgttaaatgaatgttaaatgcAGCAGTAAGAGAATATTTatcagtaaatgtttttaaagtctgtttttttaaagctgaaatccCAAACAGATGGTTCTAACTCCTTATATGTAAGTATAAGTTATAGTACATGAATGTGCTATATTTGCATTTTGGATGTAGACTATAACTGATAATTTAAGGAAAGGTAGTTCCCGCTCTAGAGAAATCCCTTGTGTATTATCACTTTGTTTGTTACCATGAACAGGaaatgcaaaaaacaacaaaaaaaatcaggacGCAAGAACGAGACAGGAGACAACGGTGTCACGATAATAAAAAATATCGGTTTTACTAGAGAAGGTTACAAAAATCATCACTATATAGGAGTCATAGAACTATTtccaacttaaaaaaaaaaaaccataatgAAACACCTACAGGGACTACAATGCCATCAAAGTACAATGGAGGTTTCTTTAGAAAAGAGTGGGTGGAAAGAGGGGGAAGTGTAGAGGAGGGGGGGCAAACACCGCCTACCATAGTTGTCAGTACAATTGACTACACATCACCTGAAAAACTGCAAAGACACAGTCATGTCTCCTTCATGCAAATAACGAGGAAACAACAACACCCTGACACGCATCGTCTTATAGGAAATTGAAGTTTGCCTTTTTACATCAACCTGGCGGCAAAGCACGTATATTTATCAAACATAACACACATGGCAATATAGTCCTTTTTTATACAGAATAGACAGCTGCACACATGGACAATACTGACATGCTTCATCTCATCAAAGTTCAAAAATttgtcttcagtgttttttttagggTAAACTAACCAGTGATGATCAATATAGAATATAGTTCATGATTATTAAACAATATCTGATTATAAAATTAATGTATGAAAATTCCTGACTTGTTTTATTCAGAGTGTAAACATCCAAAACAGTCTCTGTGGCTCATGTGAGAGGCATGACgttgaaaataaaatttaagaaagaaaggagaaaaaaaaacaaaaaaaaacaaaagtgactttttttttctcaactcACATGTTGATGAGTCACTCATTTGGCtggaaaatttgaaaaataagcacaaacaagttccataaaataattattactgAATCACAAGAAGAACTCAGCTGCctaaaactgataaaacattaaaaatcaacttccatattttttttcacattttaaaatgtatacgTCACAAGCACCTCAATccatcatatcatcatatcatgACTGCACTGTTTCTCTCCCACGACATATCATTTAAGATGTTACATTACAGTTATTATATCAAATGCAGAACTAGTATTTGAGTGCTAAACACATATCTCAAAGGGTACATTTACATATATCTGTGGAAAAAAATTAATAGAAGAGCATggcaaaacactgaatgtgTTATCTCTCCGTTTTTTTCGGGAGAGATGTGAAtcgagattttttttttagggtgaTTCGGCTATTTACAGGTGAACTTCATTCGCAAAAGGAGGAATTTTAGAAAATGATAGGACTGGTTTTGACTGTAAAATTCACACAGGACAGCGTACCGATCTGGTATGGGTTAGTGTTTAGGTGGTGAAGATTTGGAAAAGAACACAACTGGGTGAAATCAGATTTGGTTTGATACCTGAGGTGTGTGTCTTGTGTTAAAAGACCCAGACAGATTTATCTTTGATTTCTGCTGCCGCTGGTGATGAGTGTAGCAAGAACTGCGAAGGTCTTTAAAAGGaatattctgacattttgggaagcaCGCTCGTTTGTGTTCTCGGCAAAAAGCAAATGAGCAAATGAGAAGGTCGATGCCACGTTCATGATGCTAGCATCCGCTGAAAAAGTCCCTAcaaaagctcattaattaataTGGGATGTTTGTTTAATTGGCTGTTTAATTCGCACAAAAAATAGCGTaaaaagttgtggttttacgTTGGGGTTCATGTTGGCAGAACCTTGGAGGAGGAATATAGCCTGACTGTAAAACCACAACGTTATGCTTTCACACTTCTTTTTGTggaaatcaaacaaacaagatataaaatgtaaatttacgAGCTTCAGACGTGCTAGTCGGTAGATTTTGTTGCCTGTAAGCggagctaggctagctgtttcctgtctttatctTTATCCGTCATACAGGACATCAtgcaatcttctcatctaacccttgataagaaagcaaataagcgtgTTTCCCAAAGCGGTTCCTTTAATAAACCTTTGCTACACCTCTGGTTTTAAATGAAAGGTTAACACCTTGGTGGATAAATAAATTCTTATTATCATAAATGCACAATAATCCTCGAGACACCACATGATTCGAGTCTTGTAGGTATGTCTGTGAGAGAGGGGGGCTGGGACGCTTTGAGTTATTAAGGGATTTTCATTCTCccttattttttctgttttgtaataGTGCAACAACGTATCGAGCATTAGCAATAAAAAGTCTACAATGGAGAAGAAAGTAAAGGAGAGAAAACCTATGAGcgcaaaaacagaaagaagaagaaaaatcagaCATACTTTTCAGagagtattaaaaaaaacaacaacattcgTACACATTCGCacaatatattcatattcatatatatatgcatataaaacaccaaaaaaacgGAGGATGTTGGTCGCTGCCTGGCTTCCCTGTGGCTGGCGCAgacagtgaatgttttttttaggcTGTTAGGAGTGTTGAGAGGCCGTGCTGGCTCAGGGGGCAGGGCCATCACAGCCGGGCCACGTTCACGAGCCGCCGCCCAAAAGCGCGAGGGGAGGAGACGCTTCTGAACTGATGTACCGTACCTGAGCTCGACCCCGACCCCGACGGGCGAGCTCTCCCGTTCTGAAGCATCTGCCTCCGTCTTGGGCCTGCCGCCTCTCCCGATCCTCTATTCTCTTCCCCTCTGGTGTGAGCGCACGCCCACGACTCTTTAACAGCATCGTGGAGGGGAAGAGAGTGGAGGGTCAGGAGGTTGGGGGACTATCAAACATGACCGAGGTGGTTTGTTTTAACAGAGGGAGGGGCGGGCGTTAGGTGTTGTGGGGCGGGGGTTGAGGTGTGGAGAGGAGATGGGTGGTGATGGTGGGAGAGGATCGCTTGTCCTTATGAGTAGGAGGAGGAGTTCTGGCCCTCCTTGGAGCGCGCCTCGGCCTCCAGATCCTGGTCGTCCTTGGTCTTGATGTCCTGGTAGTCGTGCGTGGAGACGGCACTCTTCAGGTAGGCCCAGTTGGCCGCCAAAATCATCAGGTAGTGGATCTGAAGAGAAACGGAGATGTTTTCTTGATTCATCATCAGGacaggaaataaacagcagcGGAGGACTCGATCTGTGGCCGGAGTACGAGCCACATACTCACTTTAAGCAGGTTTTAAGTATGTGGTGTGTTCACTTTCCactggaaaaaaagcaaaatgtatgAACtattctcccacaatgcaaaaCAGAAAGGAAGCTGGTAAAGTTGGTGGTCAAACCATTGAATTTTTGGAAAAACCACTGTGGTTTGTTTATGAAGCCCAATTGGCGTGACATTTTCTAAATCCTGATTTATTTCCTGTTagtgtaaaatgtaaagttaAACACTTTGCATGTAgttaatatctgatgctgctcatgtggggattgttgaatccttcatgttgaattcctgaatcgttgggtctctctctaattaaagagtttggtctagacctgctctttatggaaagagtcttgagataacgctgttgtgaattggcgctctataaataaagattgattgacgtgaaagaagaaacatttttatcattaaaatctGATACTTTTCTAAGATCTTTTCAGTGCTGTTTCAATTTGTTTGAATGCTTTGCAGCTGTGAGTAAGCTCCTGTTTCCTTCGTGCACTGCATTGTGGGCTAATTGTGTACGAAAGTGTTTTCAGTCTAATGTACACTTAGTATACTTAATTCTGTCACTTTTTCACTGCGAACAGACTGTGAATCAAACTCTGCTTCCAGGTGACTCCACTAATTAGTGCTCATCAGTGAAATCATCTGGCAGCCTTGTTGGGGATGAAAACCTGGACTGACTTCAGATCTGCACAAATGCTGCTAAATGGTGTTTGAATGGAGAAGATAATGAGCttcaaataaaagtttaatgaCACAAAATTGCCTCGCTGACTGAGCAAATGAGCGAACATGCGGTATTGCGCGCAGGCTGTTGCACAGCGTCGCTGCACAGTTTgaaagaagcagaaagaaaacCACTCTGAGACCATTCAAACGAAAGGTGCCACAACTTCTCAGTGATATACTGCTGGCAGCTACAGAGGTCAATATAAACTACTATAAACGTTTTCACCTCGCATGGACACTCCTGGCACCCTTTTGCTCAGATGCTTCtctttttaaacacttttctgtATCTCTTTTTGCTTAGTGAATAAGTCCAGTGCTGTCAGGAGACAACGCAGGCATGTGGAGAGGTGCCTTCTGCCTTTTTACCATCTCCATCTCCCTGGACATAAAACAAAAGAGCCCTCCTCCACAGCACACTGACCccgtctacacacacacacagcagaggcagGCTGGATTTCACCCCATAGGATGACATGCTGGCGAGCATGAGAGGCGGCGTTGCTATGGCAACAGATAAGCACGCCATGGCAACGTGCATATTTTGAGAAGCCCATTATCAGTGGGATCACGGAGAGCTTACCAGTGCGATGACGGTGGCCCCGGCGCCGGCGAACGCAACGATGTAGAGGTGGTAGGACAGGTAGAACTGTGGGCGAAGGGAGAAAATtagtgggggaggggggggagggaagATAACATAGAGAAGAAAAGGTCAGGTCAGCGTCCTCTCACCTCGCTGGTGTTACAGATGTCTCCCAGTGTGGCTCCACAAGCTTTCCCCGGTGTGGCGTTCCAGGGAATAATACCTGCAGGATCAGAGAGATGAAACATCACAGGACTGCCGCTTTCTCATCTGAGACAAGAAGCTTTTTCCTCCCCCGAGACTGTATGATTGAAGGCATTATGAGTTAGGCTCGGATAAAGATTAAAGGAAACAGGGCGGCTGCTGTCCGTGCCTCTGAGCCTCTCCTGCAGGAAAAATATGGgtcattattttgatttaggaaaacatttttgaaaactcttcctttccttttcacTCCTTCTCCTCATTAACATCATCATAATAAATAAGATTGGACTTCGATATCAAAACTGTTCACTCATCAGCTCCTGAACTGCTGATATTAATTTAATGGCTGCCAGTAATTGGGGTTAATATTTCATGCAGTGTAGTACAGTACGACTGCCAATGAAGCATATGTGATCCTCATCCTACTTTGTAGAGGGGCCAGCTGTCCTTCAAATGTGggtcacatactgtacagtgcaTTAGGCCATCAAACAGATAACCAGATACGCAATCACAGGAGAGTGTTGCTGTGCTGTAATACTGTAGGAAGGTGGATTTTCATAGAGATTCAATCAGGCTCTCAGTAATCTATCTGTagctaaatgtatttttgaactATTCCTGTATAGAAAATTACATTCATAGCGAATCGGGGCTGGATATAAATATGTGATGTTTATATTTGTCTATAAGGACATAGATCAGTGTAAAGCCTTCTGAATCATACTGTCATATGACAGTGtataatgtaatgcatcatgggTGTTATCAAAGCAAGACTATGTGCTCAGTTTAATACATTTGCTGCTACAGCTTGGCGTATTCAAGAATGAGCTGTCCTGTGTGTTAAGGAGTCTAATGGTGGCTGTAGTTCGTAAAATGTT encodes:
- the LOC139223626 gene encoding ras-related protein Rab-9A-like — translated: MMSKSALLKVILLGDGGVGKSSLMNRYVTNKFDSHLFHTIGVEFLNKELEVDGHHVTLQIWDTAGQERFRSLRTPFYRGSDCCLLTFSVDDGQSFHNLANWKKEFAYYADVKDPDSFPFVVLGNKLDVPERQVSGEDARQWCRENGGYPYFETSAKDATNVASAFEEAVRRILALDDRADHLIHTNTVDLQRKSPPDSPCC